From a region of the Dermatophagoides farinae isolate YC_2012a chromosome 3, ASM2471394v1, whole genome shotgun sequence genome:
- the 5PtaseI gene encoding inositol polyphosphate-5-phosphatase A isoform X1 yields MMTEFLFITANVGSIFQDSKLLLKSWIAEFLKTVDRLKPKFIALHCQEFGGKDYRKTSANVDDFVRTLISSHEMIDFETIRVFIDEDYSSDNKFTALGSFYFIHKTQHAFIWNFDGNKFVPATDREIHSGSIENVPIKFKRKFPQELFPECKWSRKGFMKTRWMINELIFDTINIHLFHDESNFVSISDFPSMYAKNRRKAFEYMLDLIGPEDFKVLPIFIFGDFNFRLDTKAVVQRLTVNSRLSQKKTKNGDLSRLMYHDSTNDHRILSIERKQFIYSDQNFFTDPHNFDWLMKQDKELNHFHGTLWEFDRHFLPSYPFEENINMITTASSSKMIANSYMKTRCPAWCDRVLMNNTAKQLLIKNENQQTKIHYEMMGNDSPMGDHKPVYLYFEYDTTTTDNISMIIVDHDVGNHHYRHDKNDKTEKEINTSYLVPKAINIDINNNSSLKMMYRKKTCSSSFKNATMTSSIKTTTTTTTTTGKASSTTTIKKFFYYHYDEKQQQHLPSMNKTVKSTSMLTSNVRLIVMKETMI; encoded by the exons atgatgactgaatttttatttataacgGCCAATGTTGGATCCATATTTCAAGAt tCTAAACTTTTGCTTAAATCATGGATAGCCGAATTTTTGAAg actGTGGATAGATTAAAACCTAAATTCATTGCATTACATTGTCAG GAATTTGGTGGAAAAGATTATCGAAAAACATCagcaaatgttgatgattttgtacGAACACTAATATCTAGCCACGAAATGATCGATTTCGAAACGATTCGTGTATTTATCGATGAAGACTATTCATCTGATAATAAATTCACCGCATTGGgtagtttttatttcatacaTAAAACTCAACATGCATTTATTTGGAATTTTGATG gtAATAAATTTGTTCCGGCCACGGATAGAGAAATACATTCTGGTAGCATCGAAAATGTGCCTATAAAATTTAAACGAAAATTTCCCCAAGAATTATTTCCTGAG TGTAAATGGTCTCGAAAAGGTTTCATGAAAACCCGTtggatgatcaatgaattaaTCTTTGATACAATCAATATTCACtt ATTTCATGATGAATccaattttgtttcgatCTCAGAC TTCCCATCAATGTATGCCAAAAATCGTCGTAAAGCATTCGAATATATGTTGGATTTAATTGGACCGGAGGATTTCAAAGTTCTCCccatatttatttttggtgattttaattttcgatTAGATACCAAAGCCGTCGTGCAG CGTTTGACAGTCAATTCACGATTATCgcaaaagaaaacaaaaaatggtgatCTATCTCGTCTCATGTATCATGATAGCACTAATGATCATCGTATATTATCgattgaaagaaaacaatTCATCTATTCtgatcagaattttttcactgatccacataattttgattgg CTTATGAAACAGGAtaaagaattgaatcattttcatggAACGCTATGGGAATTTGATCGACATTTTTTGCCTAGCTATCCATTTGAAGAGAATATAAATATGATAACAACagcgtcatcatcaaaaatgatagCTAATAGCTATATGAAAACTCGTTGTCCTGCATGGTGTGATCGTGTATTAATGAACAATACTGCCAaacaattattgatcaaaaatgaaaatcaacaaacaaaaattcattatgaaaTGATGGGTAATGATTCACCTATGGGTGATCATAAG CCAGTCTATCTGTATTTTGAATatgatacaacaacaacag ataatatttcaatgataatcgttgatcatgatgttggtaaccatcattatcgtcatgataaaaatgataaaacgGAAAAGGAAATTAATACTTCCTATTTGGTGCCTAAAgcaatcaatattgatatcaataataattcttccttgaaaatgatgtatagaaaaaaaacttgtagTTCAAGTTTTAAAAATGCAACTATGACGTCATctataaaaacaacaacaacaacaacaacaacaacgggaaaagcatcatcaacaacgacgatcaaaaaatttttctattaccactatgatgaaaaacaacaacaacatttgccatcaatgaacaaaacgGTCAAATCAACGTCGATGTTGACCTCAAATGTTCGATTAATCGTAATGAAAGAAACAATGATTTAA
- the 5PtaseI gene encoding inositol polyphosphate-5-phosphatase A isoform X2, with product MMTEFLFITANVGSIFQDSKLLLKSWIAEFLKTVDRLKPKFIALHCQEFGGKDYRKTSANVDDFVRTLISSHEMIDFETIRVFIDEDYSSDNKFTALGSFYFIHKTQHAFIWNFDGNKFVPATDREIHSGSIENVPIKFKRKFPQELFPECKWSRKGFMKTRWMINELIFDTINIHLFHDESNFVSISDFPSMYAKNRRKAFEYMLDLIGPEDFKVLPIFIFGDFNFRLDTKAVVQRLTVNSRLSQKKTKNGDLSRLMYHDSTNDHRILSIERKQFIYSDQNFFTDPHNFDWLMKQDKELNHFHGTLWEFDRHFLPSYPFEENINMITTASSSKMIANSYMKTRCPAWCDRVLMNNTAKQLLIKNENQQTKIHYEMMGNDSPMGDHKPVYLYFEYDTTTTAINLIAAANDLLFVC from the exons atgatgactgaatttttatttataacgGCCAATGTTGGATCCATATTTCAAGAt tCTAAACTTTTGCTTAAATCATGGATAGCCGAATTTTTGAAg actGTGGATAGATTAAAACCTAAATTCATTGCATTACATTGTCAG GAATTTGGTGGAAAAGATTATCGAAAAACATCagcaaatgttgatgattttgtacGAACACTAATATCTAGCCACGAAATGATCGATTTCGAAACGATTCGTGTATTTATCGATGAAGACTATTCATCTGATAATAAATTCACCGCATTGGgtagtttttatttcatacaTAAAACTCAACATGCATTTATTTGGAATTTTGATG gtAATAAATTTGTTCCGGCCACGGATAGAGAAATACATTCTGGTAGCATCGAAAATGTGCCTATAAAATTTAAACGAAAATTTCCCCAAGAATTATTTCCTGAG TGTAAATGGTCTCGAAAAGGTTTCATGAAAACCCGTtggatgatcaatgaattaaTCTTTGATACAATCAATATTCACtt ATTTCATGATGAATccaattttgtttcgatCTCAGAC TTCCCATCAATGTATGCCAAAAATCGTCGTAAAGCATTCGAATATATGTTGGATTTAATTGGACCGGAGGATTTCAAAGTTCTCCccatatttatttttggtgattttaattttcgatTAGATACCAAAGCCGTCGTGCAG CGTTTGACAGTCAATTCACGATTATCgcaaaagaaaacaaaaaatggtgatCTATCTCGTCTCATGTATCATGATAGCACTAATGATCATCGTATATTATCgattgaaagaaaacaatTCATCTATTCtgatcagaattttttcactgatccacataattttgattgg CTTATGAAACAGGAtaaagaattgaatcattttcatggAACGCTATGGGAATTTGATCGACATTTTTTGCCTAGCTATCCATTTGAAGAGAATATAAATATGATAACAACagcgtcatcatcaaaaatgatagCTAATAGCTATATGAAAACTCGTTGTCCTGCATGGTGTGATCGTGTATTAATGAACAATACTGCCAaacaattattgatcaaaaatgaaaatcaacaaacaaaaattcattatgaaaTGATGGGTAATGATTCACCTATGGGTGATCATAAG CCAGTCTATCTGTATTTTGAATatgatacaacaacaacag cAATTAATTTAATAGCTGCAGctaatgatttattatttgtatgttga